Genomic segment of Miscanthus floridulus cultivar M001 unplaced genomic scaffold, ASM1932011v1 fs_660_1_2, whole genome shotgun sequence:
TAGAAGAATGTGTATAAGATGTGGGTTTCCCCTCATGTCGAGTTGGCGACCCAGTTCGATTCCTCTGCAAGAGGGTCTTCTGTGAGAGGAATGTGCACGTTTATGCTTGCTTCTAGAAGTATTTGTGATGAAAATGGGCATGTCTGGGTCAGGAAACTGAGCATCATCAGAGCCTAGATTATGTTGGGTGGATGTTAGTTGTCTAATTTTCAGCAGGATAGATGCGTGCAGGGTTAGTTACACTTAGATGCAACATATGTGAGCTTTGTGAAATCAATGTTGAAATAAAATATCAGAATCAGATTTGGATCTTATAGGAAGAAGCTTCACCTCATGAACACTATTGTGTGATGTGCCATTGCCCATTGGTCTATTGTATCTTATAGAAAAGTAGCACTGTTATGTTTGAAGCTTTTAATATATACCACCATTTTTGCTCGATTGGCTTAAATACTATACTTTCCAATCTTTATTGTTGTATTGTCCCATCACACAAGCTTGAGACCCAGATAACTGAAGCTATGGTTCCCATTTCATTGGTCCTATTGTTGGTTCAAAGTAGCTATATGCCTATACTTACTGCGGGTTAAATGTTTGTGCATAACTAAAGCCTAAAGGTTCACAACTTCACATATAGCCAAGTCACTCAAGCGACAAAAGCATGCATGTCCCTTTTCTTTTGCATCCTGTGGCGCGTGGAGTGCAGGCAGTAGGTCGGCAGTCTAAAACCTCTCACCCACTCGAGAAGGAACTAAATTATCATTTTCCCAGTTTTAATTGGAAAATTATTAGTTAACACTTAACGCATTGGACCATACTAAGCATGGATTCCATTTTCTTTTTTTGGTTGAACTGGCAGTATTGTCTGGTTTTATAAGTAGGACACTAACTATGGTTTGAGATGAAGAGGGTCAATTATAACAGATATGTTCACTGCTGATATGTTCTGGTTTTTGTTCTTGTAATTTATGCATCTCTGCCAATGGGAATGTTTCAGTTTCTTCTTCACAACTGGTCAGCTTATCCTTGTGAATTGTCAGGTTTTAATTTATTCACCAGCTAGGACTGCATCCCAGCAAGGTTCAGGCAAAGTCGGGAGGTGGAAAATTAACTTTTTGTCAACCCAAAAGTATGCTTCCTGTTCTGCTTTTTTAGCCTTTTTTGCCTCCCTGAATCTTATCCCTAAGGCTTTGTTGCTGTCAGATTGGCTACCTTAATAGATTTATCTTACAATTACATGTTACCAACTTCCAATTGTTGATGCACTGCTGAAGTCCCTTTCTCCAATCACTTAATGTCACTACAAAATTACATGGTCTCAAGATGGAATGGGAGTATATACCCAGAGATTAATGCTAGTTCTTAACAATGACTATACTTGAGTATGCATTGCGATTCTCAATGGTTATGTAGAGTCTTATCTTTCTCTTAAACTCTCCTATTATTCTTATTTGTTACTGGAACTTCAGTAACATCATACAATTTAGATCTGCCAATACtcgtattgtttttttttttttttcgcaCCCTTGGAAACTGCATTATGACTTTACCATCCGTCTGATGTAGTGATGGGTTCTTCTGTTGAGTAGCAGCTCGTTGTAGGGTTATAATTCTGTAAAATGGTGTGAATGCAACGTGTCCCTTGGCCAGTACACCAGATGCTGGACCAGTGTGGTCATTTCTCCTTATTTTCATTTTTTGGACGTAGACCATATGCATGCATGATTGCATCAGAGCTTATTAAATTATTTGGCTGCAAAATGAAGGAAGTAATTAGACAACTGTTGCAGTTTGTTTTATCGTTTTCTCGTAAATAAATCCCCCCTCCCCAACATCCTCTGACAAATTGGTTGTCATTTGAATCCATGCTAGGTGGGAGAACCCGTTGATGGGATGGACATCTACTGGGGACCCATATGCTAATGTCGGTGAAGCAGGACTTACGTTCGACAGTGCAGAGTCAGCAAAGGCGTTTGCTGAAAAACATGGATGGAATTATGTGGTGGGTTTCGTTTTTTCCTTGTAGATACCACACGAAATTTAGATGTTATATTTGCGGTTGCTACTTCAGGCCTATTTGGAAAGATTGAAGCAAGCTTGAATGACACTCTTTTTAACATGTGGCTGTGGGATCTTTTTACTCCTCCTTTTATCTTTATAAAGTTAAATTTTGAGGAAGCAATTACAGGGTATTGATGCTTAGTTGTCTAACAAAGCAGTGATGGTAGACAAACTAGATCTGTTTGTGGTTCATCTATTGAGGTAGAAATGAACATAGACTTCAAGATGCACTATATATAGTTTTGTTCCAGTTATAATGAGTTTTTTTAGTAATTTTAATTTCCAAATAATAGTTATTGGTCTACTGTCACATACTAGTCCCTCGATAGCATTTTCATACTGATTTTTGTCAACTAATGGAAAACATGAGGTTGATGACAATATCAGGTGTGAGGGTGTAGTGCTGTACTTTGTCTAAAATGTCTTACTACCTACTTTTTTTCTCAAGCTAATCTTGAAATGCTTTTCGATGCAAATTATTTGCTTCCAGTTTGTACTTGTGCTGCTTGCTTTAAGTTCTATCTTTTCAAGTTGAAATCACTATAACTTCATTTGATGTAGTATTGCACTATACCTGGTGGTAGTGTTAGAAGTATAAAGTCCCTTATGTATATGTTACTAGAGTTCTTTCCGTGTACTCCTATCTATTGTGGTATTGCTCCTATGGGGCTATTATTCAACACAAGTGCTATACTGCTATTGATAACTGATAGATCGCTCTACAAAACCTACTGTTCATTTCCAATTCTACTGGCGCTTGTAGCTTTCTTGTTGAATGCATATAGTGTTTcgttttatttctgaactaaactGAAGCCATATTTTCATTGTatttttttctagatatattcttttgGGCTACTGTTGAAGTATCCAATGTTTTGAAATGAAGGTTTCTTAAAAATGCAGGACTATACTTACATTGCCTCTTTTTTTGTAGGTTCGGAAACGCCATACACCTCTTCTGAAGGTATGTATGTCTCCCTACATATCCTTGTTGACTTGTTAATGCTTTTCTTTTACCATGTATTTAGATCCTACAAAGTTGTCTTGTCATCTTCTTGCAAAGTTTATCTTATACAGCTGTATATTGTCAACAGTGCATCTGTTTTTTTTTCCCAGTGCAGTACAAACCCTCACAACTAAATATTCTATCTAAATTACAAATGCCATTGTGGCGGTAGAATATACTATTTCCTCAGTGTATGTGTTGTGTGCATGTTTTAGTGCAATGACAAGTCATAGGAAGTAATTTAAGTTTCAAGAACTGTGAAGTGAAAGACACTTGTTAGGGACAAGATCCATAAAGTTTTTCCAGATATATTAATGATGCTTTAATGAAATGGTATGCTATCTTGTTTCCAAGATATATTCTCTTTCCACATGCCACCTTGCTGTTGTATGTATGTAATATGCAAGATAGTGAACCATTGAGTGCTGGAAGCCTGGAACATCTGAGATCCAAGTTTCTGTTCTATAGATGAATACTTAATTTGCATGGGTGGATTGTACGGTGAAAAATCAGTCAGATTATGAAAATTCAGCTGCAAAATATTGACAAAGTTTTAGTGTCTTTCTTCATACAAGATTTCTACCTTAGTAGTATCTTTTTGGTTTAGAAGCCTTTTTTGAACTTTGTTTATTGCTATCTATCTACTACACATCTTATTACCTGAACTAAATCTAAAAGCATTTCACAAGTAAATGGCCTTATTTTTCTGTGTGCAACTTGGCATGTCTCAGCATGTTTGTACATGATAAATACAATAGTATTCATCTTTGACATAAACATGTTAAATGCTACAGTGTACCTTAGTGCTGATTGTGTGGATAAAGATTACGCGATGCTTGTATAATGTGTGGCAGAggcagtgtgtgtgtgtgtgtcggggggggggggggggggggggtgttcaaCCTAGGGAGGGAGTTGTGCTGTGGATTATTAAGACGACGGTTCGAATAGTAGAGGAGGTAGGAGTTTGGGTCTGACTTGTGTGTGCGTGAGGTCATTCTGGTTGAGGTGGGGACTACCTTACCTTGGGGTGAGGGAGGGATTGACCATCATGGGTAACACCAGCATGGAGAAGGGCAGAAGGGAGGAAAAGGAATTGTAAAGGTTTAATTGCGAAGCTCACAGCGCAGTGGTGGCTCCTCGCGTCGTGGAGGCCACCTGTCAAGTTGGTTTCCCAGTCTTGGGATCGGCCGGGTGTTGCACTGGGGATTTTACCCTGAGGGAACTCAGCGTGTGCGTGAGTAGGGTGTGCGTGCGTGTGCTCGGTAGATGCGTTTTGAGATTTCTCGATCAGTCTCACCAATATTTGAGCGTGCGGTCAGTATAGTTGTCCATATGAGTCTTACATGATATGCCATTGAAAGGAAAGAGGTAATGGGCACTTGAGATGGGTAACCTGCTGCTGATGGTAGCATTTGAACGATTTCTTGATGTTCACATGTTGCATGGCCACTGTATGTCCCCTTTTAAGAAGTTGTTTGAGTCCTTCAACATTTTTTTATAACTGAGAAGTCAGGTTGGGAAGAAAAAACCAAATTTGGCATTAGTGCTGTAGCTACGATGTATGAATGTGTGAACTATGGAACAGTTGGCGGAGTTTTACCATCCTGGTTGACTCTTGAACCCTATCTTTCGTTAGTAGGATGTGGATAAGGACACGCTGCTACGTGCTAGCTGCCATATACTCCGTAGGTTGAATCGATGTTTCTGTTGATGCAATGTGACTGCTGTTTTGGCAGTTTTCTCACGGTACATGCATTCTTACATGTAAGACATATACCTGCTAAGAATTAGTCTTTTTATCCCTGAGACCAGCGATTTTGCTTTAGCATTTGAGGTATGTGTCAGTTCACTTGTTATGCCAGAATTAGAATTACAAGCAGCAAGTGCGTTACTACATCAAAACACAATTATTTGATAAACAGTAAGGAACAGATACGGGCACACAGGTGATATAGTATCGAAGTTAAATATTTGCGTGCTTGTGGAATGTCCTGAAAGCTAAACAGTAAGGCCAATAATCCTCCTCAGCTATTTCTGTACTTGCCTGGCACTATACTAGTCTGATCAAATTATTTTGATGCAACGTGCATGCTATTGGTTTGTAGTGACCGTCCGGGCACAGGTCCAATCAGGCGATGGAACTGGCTCATTACCAGTAGTCTTTGCTTGACTGGACTTTTGCTTTTGGTACGGCTGCCAGGACCGAGCTGTACTTTACCTTAATACTATAGAAGCAAATGCTAGTTTAAAGCAATAGCTGGAATAAGCTTGCTTTGGGACAGTTCAAAGTAGTGTATCTATTTATATTGCATGAACTGGAGAAATGATTTACCTTTCTATTGCTATGCTTCATTCTAAGGTGATAACTTGCGTTGCTGTCTAGCCAATTGCCTCATTTGGTGTCTGTCATATGTGAGATATGGCTCACGTATGCCATGTTTTGTGCTAATAGAataattgtgtttatatgtttGAATTGATATTTTTTTCGTTCTGATCACTGATCGGTGTTGCTGAAAATACATTGGCTTGGTTGTGATAACCGGATTGTTTTTTAACCATGCAGCCTAAGGCTTACGCTGAGAACTTCAAGTGGAGAGGCCCCCCGAAGGTGGAGCAAGCATGAGCTCAAGACCTCTAGTCTGTGAGCCTGACACTGGGACCATGTTGTTTTCCTCCTGAGCTCTAGACCTCTAGTCTCTGAGCCTGACATTGGGACGATGTTGTTTTCCTCCTGGACCGCCTTTGCTTTCAACCGTGTCCGTTGTGAAAGTACGAGCTAGAATATGCATCTATCAAACTTGTAATAAGCATGATCTTGCAATCAAACAAAATAGTATCCTTCCAAATCGTTTGTTCGTGGATGGCATTGTTGTATTTCAATCCTGTGTGCTTGCTTGGCTGGTATCTGAAAAAGAGACATCATGCCATTTCTGAGTTGAATGATGATGCCTACTTGCTTTTGGCTATATCACACATGAGCTGCCAGTCTGCTACTAACGCACGACCACTCTTGCATGTCCGTGTGTTCATGGGCAACCCATAGTTATGCACCTGTTCGCTTAATTGTTTCTGTGGCTTTGGCTTATAAGTTGACTgatactgttttgttgtgagagaaagatACTATATCATGACTGATACGTGATGAAATAAGAATAGTCAGGTAGTagattagtttcatgaaagtacaGGTTATATTTCCTTCGCATTCTCCAGTCGACATCTTATATTTACTCCAGATTTCAGAACTGGGTCTACATCCTATGGACTTCGCGAAAGAGGAAACTGATTAGTTCTAAACATGCAGCCAGCAGCTTAGCCTATGCACTTGGTTTCATTGCAGTGTACACAGAATGCAGCTCAAGCAAGCTTCCCTAACTCTCACTAATCTCCTCGGAGCTGTGGCCAACGGATGCGTCGGCGTCGGCGGTACGGAACCTCCAGGTGAAGAGGTAGTCTCTGGACTCGCAGTGCAGCCGGCTGACGTCGCAGAGTACAGCGATGGAGGTGACCTTCCCGTCGTCCTCCCACTCGATCTTTGCCGTGCATGTGAACGCCCCGTACGTCTCCGGCAGGGAGGACTGGTCGGCTGCCACCAGCGCCACCTCCCCGCTGATCCTCCTCGACGTCGCAGCCACGGCGTCGAGCCACGGGCACTCGGGCTGCCCCACCATCTCCTTGTACGCGTCGTTCACGAGCCGGACGCGGTTGCTGGAGTCGGAGACCACCGCCGGGAGCGCGTCGACCTCCAGCTCCGCCTCCACCTGAACCGCCGTCTTCGAGGCGGCGGCAGTGCAGGTCGCGTCGGTGCGGTGGATGCACCCGACGTGGATGGCAGAGCACACGGGGCGCACCGCccgcggcgagatgaccttgggCTCAAGCAGCTTCCGCAGCAGGTCGCGCTCCACGGGGACGTCCCTCCCCTCCGCCGCCACCTTCGCGAGGTCCTCGGCACCCGCACTCGCCGGCGGGAGCGACGGCAGAGGGAGGCGCGCACTGACCGGGACGACCGCGGACGCATGCGCTCCCGTGGCCGCCGCGCACCGGAGAGGCGGGTACGGCGTCGCCGCTCTCTTCCGCTTGGCGGGCGACTGCGCGCCAGAGCCCGACTTGGGCGGCGACACCGGCACGACGGTGGGGCGGCCGCGTTTCCGCGCGCGGCACGGCCTGCTCTGCAGATGGCACAGCACGCGGTTGGCGGCCACGACGCCCTCGGTCGCGGCCTGCGCCACGGgcgacgccgccgcggccgcggccgccagtGTGGGCTTGGGCGCGATGGGCCGGAACCGCGCCAGGATCTCGTTGGCCTTGACGGCCGTGTCAGCCGGCTGCACCATGGCCATGACGAGGCGCGCTGCCGGTGCCGGCGGACTTACGAGCTGAGGCTCGGGGGCCAGGTCAGTGGGCTCGATCACTCTGGGGCGGAGACGACGACGGAGCACGGCGTTGGGGGCCCGGGGGGCAGGCGCGGTTTAAGAAGGGCGGCTCGGCCAATCGGACGCGCGCAGAGGGAGGGGCACGTGGGAGAGCGCGGCGGGGTACGTGGGCGCCCGGCGGGCGCCCGGCGGGGACGCTGCTGACACGTAGGCGGAGCCGAGTCGCGGGGCGCGTGCTTTGGAGACGAAGGGCGGGTTGGGTGGATTCCAGTGGGAGAGAGCCTGGGACGAGGGCGAGGGGGCTGCACGCTGGTCGCTTGGCCGCTTCGGCTTGCGTTGCGCCTCGCCTTCGCCATGCCGCGCTGCGTCGggcgcctcgtcctcgtccccgtcccCCGTGGCGCGTTCCgctggctgggccgcgcgcgGGCACTGGCTGGCTCGCTGCCGTGCGGGGGCCATTCATGGGGCGTGGCGAGTGGGCGTTGCTAGGTTTCATTGGTCAGTATTGCGGCATTGCCCACCAACCAGCGGCGTATATACTCCTACACAAGCAAGTGCAAGTTTAAGCACTTTActctctcttttttgtttttgaGAACTTCCACCTGATCTTAAACCACAAACATGAACATGCTTGCACTATGCGTCAGCAGCGCAGTAATCTTGCCCCTCAACCAAAGTACAGAaccatgaaaccaacatcatcGGGTATCGGCCGCCTAATACGTTAATGTTTCTGCACGTGCTGTTGGTCACCGCTCGTATAAGCTAGACTTTACATACACGCACACAAAAAGTTGAGAGAGATCTGTTAGATCTAGCCATCTAGGTGCAATAATGTGACAAATGCGTCATCCCATCGATGAAAACGTTGGTGACGAACAGTCTTTGAGCTGTTGAGCACGTGGCGTGCAACAGGGCTAAAGATAATAAGGCAGACTTGGATGGGACGGGACGCTTGCGTACGTCGTGCAATGCATGCGTCTTCCGTTCCGTCCTCTAGTCAAGCTCAAATTTACTGTGTTTAATTTCTCAGGAATCGGGTGTACTACCTATCCTAGCTTTTCAGTTGAAATCTACAGATATAAATAAGCCAGTACTGTACCATGCATGATATGTAATATATTACTATTGGCGTAGAAAACCGGTCACTGTTAGCTAGTCACCCTTTCTAGATGGCTTGCACTAATGGATGGATGATGTagtgcacgctgctgctgctggtatgGTATCACATTGACGGACACGTAAGGCCGATACGTACACACTACTCGTACACGAGCAACACACGtggaccatgcatgcatgcaacgcAAGCGGCAAGCCCCCATGTCCTACTGGAAACCCAACCACgggcctagctagctagcttttgGTAGCCAGCCGCACGAGACCAACCGGGCCGGGGCGCGTCGCCTCGTCCGGCCTGCGTATTTTTTAAGCCAACGCACACAGCATTTTCCTCACAGAACAAATCAACCAACGGTAAGCCACGAGCGAACAGGGCAGTCGTCTCTCCGTCTCCCCGCCCGAGGAGAACCGAGAGAGCTAGcggtctgttcgtttggctgtggtttgtcgtaaacgatcgtaaatttttagtcggaataatatttttctctcacataaactagCCAACCATACTTCGTCACGAACCAGCAactatacgaaccagccaaccgaacatgccgTAGCTCTAAGCCTCTAACGTCTAGCTAGCCTGCCTTTTGGATGCTACTGGCGCGATCTCTTTAATCGTTTTCTGCTGCATGCGCGGCATGTGCTGCGCGCCGTGGCGAGCGGACAGGAAGGGGGCGCGACGAGTGGCCGCGCTGCCATTGGCGGGCGCGGGTGCGCGCGGCAGCGCGTGGTCGACGCATGCCGCGCGCGCAGGCGCTCCTTGCCCCGGCGAGTGGGGGCGGCCGACCCGAGCGGAGCGGGGTCAGGGCAGCGGTCTCAGAGGACCCGGCGCGCTTCGCGAGGCCTGTGCTGGAGCTAGCAATGCAATAGCATGATCCGGTGCTTCTGCCTGCCTGTGCGCGCTGCGCTACAGCTGAGTTAATGCGAGCCTTTGCTGCTGCAGTTCGTTCATGCTTCATGGGCGCCGGTGACCGACACTGgatgttttgttttgtagacgaTCTTCCCGTAACGATGTGTTTGTAGTATATATACTCCATAATACATGGACTTGGATAACTTTTTTCTCCTGAGAAAAAAACGGGATTTTCTAGCTGTGACTTTGTGGGAACCATTTGCTGCATCTCGATTCAACTGTGAGTCTGTGACTGACCAATTTCTGCTGCTTAGCTCCAGAAAACAAAGGTCACCGTATTTGGGCCCTATATAAGTACAAATCGAACGTTTGGGCTAACTCAGCGGAACTGCGGAAATCGAGCTCGTACCTGTCGTGGGCAAAATGGACTGGGCCTAATCCGGCCTAATACTTAGTTATGGGTCTGTGTGACTTTTTTTTCACGAAAAGGCCCAAACCCCGATCCGCGTCGCGCGAACCCGCTTCTTTAAACAACGGCGTTGTTGCTGCAAAACCATACGACGTGTTCCCCTCGATCGTGACTCAAATTCTATTTGACTAGCATTTGCCCGTACATTGCTACGGGAGTTTCAAAATTCTAAGTTGCCATTATATCATCAATGCTCAAATTCACCCATACATCTCAGTGATCATTCATAGAACAAACAGAAAATGTTAAACTGAGCATGAAGCAAATTTGAAAGACTACTTAAATATAGAACCTCCAACAAATCAAAAGAATTAATTATATGCTAGAATACCATTGTTTCACACCAAAGGTTAAAATACTACACAAATAAGTTACAGGAAAATACTCAAGTACAACACCCTTCATCTGCTCGAAGTTCAGGTTATCACTCATGTTTGTGGCTGCCGAGTCCAGGCTTTAAAGTGGCACAAGAATTCCTGTTGAAAAAAAAGGAGATTGAATCAATGTAATTGGACGAAGACATATCACCTATATCAGTTGTAGCCATGATTAAATCAATGATCAACGCATTTTTACCTTTTTTAGTACTAATGCAATACCAACATGAGTGGGTGAGGGAGGGGTTGGGTTCTTTCAGATGCAAACTAATACTTGGTGGTAGTAAAGGGATGGCTGGTAGGAAAGGAAGTAAGAGCTCACTCATTCTGGTGCCTCACAGGCAGGCACCTGCAACTTTAGGAGACGTGGGCACATAGGTGACATACATTACCTTGTCCTGAATGTCATATAATTACAAACAGAGGGACTTGGACACCTGAAGAACCCAATAGTTATTGATATTGCTTATGTTCAAACAATTACCAGATATAAATACCATTCAAAATTTATTTGCAATAGGCATACCGTGTCTAGCCATCTGTGTATTTAACTTACGAAAGTTTAATCGAAGATCCTTGAAATTTGTTGCTTCATACATGATAAAGTTTCTGCACAAAGAATGGTTATACTTGGTATAAGCCTGGATCAGGAGACAGAGAATCTATACGCCTCCAGGTTATTGTCAGTTATGAGCTTAGCATCATCCTGAAACATATGGTTTAGGTCAAAGCAAGAAACAAATCAAGAATACTCCTCTCCGTATGCTGAAACATTCAGCATGCTGATCTCAGTAGTAACAGTACTTCAACACAACAAATTATATGTTAAGACTAAGGACAGCAATTTTCATATTTAGATTCCAGAGTTTTTCAATAAAAATATTTAGAGATCAGACAAAAGGTTATTAGTTGACAGGCACAGTAAGAAACAAGCAGCTCGATACCAGCAGAAAAATTGCCCTCAGCTAAATTTTTTCACCTTGTACTTGTACCCGTCGGCAGCTATGTCACCATTGCTTTTGTCCAGCATTCTCCCTGTCATCAAGGATGGAAAAAGTGGCAGTAATACTCCAGACAAGCACTCAGGCT
This window contains:
- the LOC136532575 gene encoding NADH dehydrogenase [ubiquinone] iron-sulfur protein 4, mitochondrial-like, translated to MAAPLRRSLPSLRRALLTPAPARMLSAEASDALVEIKPGEIGMVSGIPAEHLRRKVLIYSPARTASQQGSGKVGRWKINFLSTQKWENPLMGWTSTGDPYANVGEAGLTFDSAESAKAFAEKHGWNYVVRKRHTPLLKPKAYAENFKWRGPPKVEQA
- the LOC136532562 gene encoding uncharacterized protein, translating into MAMVQPADTAVKANEILARFRPIAPKPTLAAAAAAASPVAQAATEGVVAANRVLCHLQSRPCRARKRGRPTVVPVSPPKSGSGAQSPAKRKRAATPYPPLRCAAATGAHASAVVPVSARLPLPSLPPASAGAEDLAKVAAEGRDVPVERDLLRKLLEPKVISPRAVRPVCSAIHVGCIHRTDATCTAAASKTAVQVEAELEVDALPAVVSDSSNRVRLVNDAYKEMVGQPECPWLDAVAATSRRISGEVALVAADQSSLPETYGAFTCTAKIEWEDDGKVTSIAVLCDVSRLHCESRDYLFTWRFRTADADASVGHSSEEISES